One window from the genome of Deinococcus yavapaiensis KR-236 encodes:
- a CDS encoding amylo-alpha-1,6-glucosidase, giving the protein MRTLSFGSSAVRDFSREVLLTDGLGGFSLSTLHGVPTRSYSGLAVSFTPPVERHVMWIAARETLAVEGRRTTLHAFEVAPLAFEGEGLGCVERVNLTDLLPERVQFALGTRVRRRAFMPRHSGALVLLYEVEASETGSLTLGGLFTDRDMHAVRDELPALTFERDADSVTIRGGRFLRVRLRCEADVTPLEPHASPQRLHLRAEAERGEASTDVAASVDLWRVTFEAGTHRFALVIDGLGDASFDPWQAWQDETARRRDLVERAWSATGVRDEVVATLAVAADAFLVRRESTNSTSVIAGYPWFADWGRDAMIALRGLTLVTGRFEEARELLETFLRYEQEGLVPNNFFDDGSGAGYNTVDGSLWLFVAFEAYVHATGDEAFARRHLPQLRRMIDDLARGTRFSIRLHDSGLLRAGEKGVQLTWMDVKIHDWVVTPRHGRPIEIAALWLSALDVHDRLAARLGEAPAFEALRAKGRAAMSAFWRNRSFPADVLSDDGSLDTSIRPNALLALSHLDAADVTARALLTARRDLLTPVGLRTLSPTDERYRPTFGGHRFVRDSAYHQGTVWPWLIGAYTDLARDPSALSGLVAHLSEAGVGSVSEVFGGSDLVPGGCPFQAWSVAELLRAYVQTRSS; this is encoded by the coding sequence GTGCGAACGCTTTCGTTTGGAAGTTCGGCCGTGCGCGACTTCTCGCGTGAGGTGCTGCTGACCGACGGCTTGGGCGGCTTCTCGCTCTCGACGCTTCATGGCGTGCCGACCCGGTCGTACTCGGGCCTCGCCGTGAGCTTCACCCCGCCCGTGGAGCGGCACGTGATGTGGATCGCCGCGCGCGAGACCCTCGCCGTGGAAGGTCGGCGCACGACGCTGCACGCCTTCGAGGTCGCGCCCCTCGCCTTCGAAGGTGAAGGGCTCGGATGCGTGGAGCGCGTGAACTTGACGGACTTGCTGCCCGAGCGCGTCCAATTCGCGCTCGGCACCCGGGTGCGGCGACGGGCCTTCATGCCGAGGCATTCGGGCGCGCTCGTGTTGCTGTACGAGGTGGAGGCGAGCGAGACGGGCAGCTTGACGCTCGGCGGGCTGTTCACCGACCGCGACATGCACGCCGTTCGCGACGAACTGCCCGCGTTGACGTTCGAGCGGGACGCGGACAGCGTGACGATTCGAGGCGGCCGCTTCCTGCGCGTGCGGCTGCGATGCGAAGCCGACGTCACGCCCCTCGAACCGCACGCCTCTCCGCAGCGGCTTCACCTTCGCGCGGAGGCCGAGCGTGGCGAGGCGAGCACGGACGTCGCGGCGAGCGTGGACTTGTGGCGCGTCACGTTCGAAGCGGGCACGCACCGCTTCGCTCTCGTGATCGACGGCCTCGGCGACGCGTCCTTCGATCCGTGGCAAGCGTGGCAAGACGAGACGGCAAGACGGCGCGACCTCGTCGAGCGGGCGTGGAGCGCGACGGGCGTGCGCGACGAGGTCGTGGCGACCTTGGCCGTCGCGGCGGACGCTTTCCTCGTGCGCCGGGAAAGCACGAACTCGACGTCGGTGATCGCGGGGTACCCGTGGTTCGCGGACTGGGGGCGAGACGCGATGATCGCCTTGCGCGGCCTCACGCTCGTCACGGGCCGATTCGAGGAGGCGCGCGAACTCCTGGAGACGTTCTTGCGGTACGAGCAGGAAGGCCTCGTGCCGAACAACTTCTTCGACGACGGTTCGGGCGCGGGGTACAACACGGTGGACGGCAGCTTGTGGTTGTTCGTGGCGTTCGAGGCGTACGTGCACGCCACGGGGGACGAGGCGTTCGCGCGGCGGCATTTGCCGCAGTTGCGCCGCATGATCGACGATCTGGCGCGAGGCACGCGGTTCTCGATTCGCCTGCATGACAGCGGCTTGCTGCGCGCGGGCGAGAAGGGCGTTCAATTGACGTGGATGGACGTCAAGATCCACGACTGGGTGGTGACGCCGCGTCACGGTCGCCCGATCGAGATCGCGGCGCTGTGGCTGTCCGCCCTCGACGTTCACGACCGCCTCGCCGCGCGGTTGGGGGAGGCGCCCGCCTTCGAGGCGTTACGGGCCAAAGGTCGCGCGGCCATGAGCGCTTTTTGGCGAAATCGCTCCTTCCCGGCGGACGTCCTCTCCGACGACGGCTCGCTCGACACGTCGATTCGGCCCAACGCGCTGCTGGCCTTGTCTCACTTGGACGCGGCGGACGTGACCGCTCGCGCGCTCCTCACCGCTCGGCGCGACCTTCTCACGCCCGTCGGCTTGCGCACCCTCTCCCCCACCGACGAGCGCTACCGTCCGACGTTCGGCGGGCACCGCTTCGTGCGTGACTCGGCGTACCATCAAGGCACGGTGTGGCCGTGGCTGATCGGCGCGTACACGGACCTCGCGCGCGATCCGAGCGCCTTGTCGGGCCTCGTCGCGCACTTGAGCGAGGCGGGCGTCGGTTCGGTGTCGGAGGTGTTCGGCGGCTCCGACCTCGTGCCGGGCGGCTGTCCGTTTCAAGCGTGGAGCGTGGCGGAGTTGTTGCGCGCGTACGTCCAGACGCGCTCGTCATAA
- the infC gene encoding translation initiation factor IF-3: protein MINIAKEHKVNEQIRVRQVRLIDDEGGQVGIIDTREAIAMARQKNLDLVMVGPTAVPPVCKLMDYGRFRYEQQQNEKENRKRARAQEVKSIKFRVKIDDNDFTTKTNHVRRFLEEGHKVKVTIMFRGRERTHPELGEKILHRVADTLADIGTPESNPSMMGMDMNMIMAPKPGVVKKSEKRPDDQLDQQPPAASA from the coding sequence GTGATAAACATAGCCAAAGAGCACAAAGTCAACGAGCAGATTCGGGTCCGTCAAGTTCGCCTGATCGACGACGAAGGCGGGCAAGTCGGCATCATCGACACGAGGGAAGCGATCGCCATGGCGCGTCAAAAGAACCTCGACTTGGTGATGGTCGGCCCGACGGCGGTTCCGCCTGTCTGCAAGCTGATGGACTACGGTCGTTTCCGGTACGAACAGCAGCAGAACGAAAAGGAAAACCGGAAGCGAGCCCGTGCTCAGGAAGTCAAGTCGATCAAGTTCCGCGTCAAGATCGACGACAACGACTTCACCACGAAGACCAACCACGTGCGCCGCTTCCTGGAAGAAGGCCACAAGGTCAAGGTCACGATCATGTTCCGCGGTCGCGAGCGTACGCACCCCGAACTCGGCGAGAAGATTCTCCACCGCGTCGCCGACACGCTCGCCGATATCGGCACGCCCGAAAGCAACCCGAGCATGATGGGCATGGACATGAACATGATCATGGCTCCCAAGCCTGGCGTGGTCAAAAAGTCCGAAAAGCGCCCGGACGATCAACTCGATCAGCAACCCCCGGCGGCGAGCGCGTAA
- the rpmI gene encoding 50S ribosomal protein L35: MPKQKTKKSAKRRIKITATGKVMAFKSGKRHQNTGKSGDDIRGKGKGFVLAKSEWARMKAMLPGGK, translated from the coding sequence ATGCCGAAGCAAAAGACCAAGAAGAGCGCCAAGCGCCGAATCAAGATCACGGCGACCGGTAAGGTCATGGCGTTCAAGAGTGGCAAACGCCACCAGAACACCGGGAAGTCCGGCGACGATATTCGCGGCAAGGGCAAGGGCTTCGTCCTGGCCAAGAGCGAGTGGGCACGCATGAAGGCCATGCTGCCGGGAGGGAAATAA
- the rplT gene encoding 50S ribosomal protein L20, with product MPRAKTGIVRRRRHKKVLKRAKGFWGSRSKQYKNAFQTLLNAATYEYRDRRNKKRDFRRLWIQRINAGARLHGMNYSTFMHGLKLSGVGLDRKVLADIAAREPQAFAALVEASKNARTNNVQA from the coding sequence ATGCCACGCGCAAAGACCGGCATCGTTCGTCGCCGCCGTCACAAGAAGGTCCTCAAGCGCGCCAAGGGCTTCTGGGGTTCGCGTTCCAAGCAGTACAAGAACGCCTTCCAGACGCTTCTCAACGCCGCCACGTACGAGTACCGCGACCGTCGCAACAAGAAGCGTGACTTCCGCCGCCTGTGGATTCAGCGCATCAACGCGGGCGCGCGTCTGCACGGCATGAACTACTCGACGTTCATGCACGGACTGAAGCTCTCGGGCGTCGGCTTGGACCGCAAGGTGCTTGCCGACATCGCCGCGCGCGAACCGCAAGCCTTCGCGGCCCTCGTGGAAGCGTCGAAGAACGCTCGCACGAATAACGTTCAAGCGTAA
- a CDS encoding glycoside hydrolase family 30 protein: MKHVPTRLFIGLTLLLSACGAPLSTLDATSSDLQALGGGTKTTAPAAQMVLTTADAKNLLARQSDLSFRADAGSTTYTIDVDTTRTYQEIAGFGAALTESSAWLLNSKLDATRRSEVLRKLFDPALGIGLSYLRVPMGASDFALGSYTYDDVPAGQTDETLANFSVARDEQDVLPTARAIRAVSARVRFMASPWSAPAWMKTSGTLSGGSLKPETYDAYARYFLKFVRAYEASGVPIDAVTLQNEPHHETTAYPSMRFEASDAARFVGQHLGPTFQAAGLQTKLLGWDHNWDEPSYAQTLLSDAAASSYLAGSAFHCYAGDVSAQSTVQAAWPTKDVYFTECSGGGWATNFGDNLKWNVENLVIGATRNWAKTVLLWNLALDDVGGPTNGGCGNCRGVVTIPSDGSAIRYNVEYYALGHAAKFVSPGARRVASTTFGVGNVQSVAFRNPNGTRALIVLNGASESRSVKVREAGKSFTVMLVPGAVATFTWAPL; the protein is encoded by the coding sequence ATGAAGCACGTACCGACACGCTTGTTCATCGGGCTCACCCTTCTGCTTTCCGCGTGCGGAGCGCCACTTTCGACGCTCGACGCGACGTCGTCGGATCTGCAAGCGCTGGGTGGAGGCACGAAAACCACCGCGCCCGCGGCGCAAATGGTACTGACGACCGCCGACGCGAAGAATCTGCTCGCCCGGCAAAGCGACTTGAGCTTCCGAGCGGACGCAGGAAGCACCACGTACACCATCGACGTCGACACGACGCGGACCTACCAGGAGATCGCGGGCTTCGGCGCGGCGCTCACCGAGTCGAGCGCGTGGCTTCTCAACTCGAAGCTCGACGCCACGCGACGCTCGGAGGTCTTGCGCAAGCTTTTCGATCCAGCGCTCGGCATCGGCCTCAGTTACCTGCGCGTGCCCATGGGCGCGTCGGACTTCGCGCTCGGCAGTTACACCTACGACGACGTGCCCGCCGGCCAAACGGACGAGACGCTGGCGAACTTCTCGGTGGCCCGCGACGAGCAGGACGTACTGCCGACGGCCCGCGCGATTCGCGCGGTCAGTGCGCGCGTGCGCTTCATGGCGTCCCCGTGGAGCGCGCCCGCTTGGATGAAGACGAGCGGCACGTTGAGCGGCGGCAGCTTGAAGCCTGAAACGTACGACGCGTACGCGCGTTACTTCCTGAAGTTCGTGCGCGCCTACGAAGCGTCGGGCGTGCCGATCGACGCGGTGACGTTACAAAACGAACCGCACCACGAGACGACCGCGTACCCGTCGATGCGCTTCGAAGCTTCGGACGCCGCACGCTTCGTGGGACAGCACCTCGGGCCGACCTTCCAAGCGGCGGGCTTGCAAACGAAGCTTCTCGGTTGGGATCACAACTGGGACGAGCCGAGCTACGCCCAAACGTTGCTGAGCGACGCGGCCGCCTCGAGTTACCTCGCCGGAAGCGCCTTTCACTGCTACGCGGGCGACGTGAGCGCCCAGTCGACCGTGCAAGCCGCGTGGCCCACGAAGGACGTGTACTTCACGGAATGCTCGGGCGGCGGGTGGGCCACGAACTTCGGAGACAATCTGAAGTGGAACGTCGAGAACCTCGTGATCGGCGCGACGAGAAACTGGGCGAAGACGGTGTTGCTGTGGAACCTCGCGCTCGACGACGTCGGCGGTCCCACGAACGGCGGTTGCGGGAACTGCCGAGGCGTCGTCACCATTCCGAGCGACGGAAGCGCCATTCGGTACAACGTCGAGTACTACGCGCTCGGACACGCCGCCAAGTTCGTTTCGCCCGGCGCGCGGCGCGTCGCCTCCACGACCTTCGGAGTCGGCAACGTCCAAAGCGTCGCCTTCCGCAACCCCAACGGCACGCGCGCCTTGATCGTGTTGAACGGCGCGAGCGAAAGTCGCAGCGTGAAAGTACGCGAAGCGGGCAAGTCCTTCACGGTGATGCTCGTGCCGGGTGCCGTGGCGACCTTCACCTGGGCGCCCTTGTAA
- a CDS encoding glycosyltransferase, protein MQQTPLDSQVPRLPLSTQPTVFLVEPDDHRAGELVLELVGHGYEVVTAPSDDGALPLLREVQPDILITASTSEHIDSVRFIQQVRSDSTLEDLPIIVLTHKESMRDVIDSLEAGADDFVSRPVNAEELHARIRAKLARPPTPRSRVARNRRTGLLTTTTFEGAMTREMERAVITGHSLCVAEIRIEELVRLRDRYGSELDASVARQMTALLRDHLRRLDVVTHDSSGTFTVLMPETQPDEAMERARKAAARIVSHTFTIHGDRLRLTPSIGVTLYRRGTDAATLRAQARTALEYSASHLDLLPVLYDPAVHGRARVQKRKFAADLRETLRLPVQILVVGLALIGVPFLIYCGLALAGFDVTPYVYILVVVALLLTAALILVEGFLAFDPIQPPQQPGAPAPPASAIIAAYLPNEAATVQETIEAFLRVDYPAGLQVILAYNTPRDLPIEATLRDLARRDRRFVPLRVEGSTSKAQNVNAALAHVTGEFTAVYDADHHPDPDCFERAWRWLSNGWDVVQGHCFIRNGDESWVSRMVAVEFESIYAVSHPGRARMHDFGIFGGSNGFWKTSLLRLIRMRGSMLTEDIDSALRTVEAGYKIGSDPFLVSRELAPTTLKALTNQRLRWAQGWFQVSLMHTLRALLSKNLSWRQKLGFVHLLAWREFYPILSLQIFPIVLFWLYGPTARSVDWFVPIFVLTSLFTLSVGPWQALFAYLRAEPQIRRRASWFWFYLFVSSVFYTPYKNLLAVVAQLKELRHERAWKVTPRTTKSPSDSGGGDAK, encoded by the coding sequence ATGCAGCAAACCCCCCTCGATTCCCAAGTACCTCGACTGCCGCTCAGCACGCAACCGACGGTGTTCCTTGTCGAACCGGACGATCACCGTGCAGGAGAACTCGTCTTGGAACTCGTCGGTCACGGGTATGAAGTCGTCACGGCTCCTTCCGATGACGGCGCGCTTCCCTTGCTGCGAGAAGTGCAACCCGACATCCTCATTACCGCGTCCACGTCCGAGCACATAGACAGCGTGCGCTTCATTCAGCAAGTGCGCTCCGACTCGACGCTCGAAGACCTCCCCATCATCGTCTTGACGCACAAGGAAAGCATGCGCGACGTCATCGACTCGCTCGAGGCGGGCGCCGACGACTTCGTTTCGAGGCCGGTGAACGCCGAGGAACTGCACGCCCGCATTCGCGCCAAACTCGCGCGTCCGCCCACGCCACGCTCGCGCGTCGCGCGCAACCGCCGAACCGGCCTGCTGACCACCACGACCTTCGAAGGTGCCATGACCCGTGAAATGGAGCGCGCCGTCATCACGGGGCACTCCTTGTGTGTCGCAGAAATCCGAATCGAGGAGCTCGTCCGCCTGCGCGACCGATACGGCTCGGAGCTCGACGCGTCGGTCGCTCGTCAAATGACGGCGTTGCTGCGAGACCATCTGCGCCGCCTCGACGTCGTGACGCACGATTCCAGCGGCACGTTCACGGTGCTGATGCCCGAAACGCAGCCCGACGAAGCGATGGAGCGCGCTCGGAAAGCCGCCGCGAGAATCGTGTCGCATACCTTCACGATCCACGGCGACCGCCTGCGCCTCACCCCCTCCATCGGCGTCACCCTCTACCGTCGAGGCACGGACGCGGCGACACTTCGCGCGCAGGCGAGAACCGCGCTGGAATACTCGGCGTCCCACCTCGATCTGCTGCCCGTCTTGTACGACCCCGCCGTTCACGGACGCGCGCGTGTGCAAAAGCGCAAGTTCGCGGCGGACTTGCGCGAAACGCTTCGGCTGCCCGTCCAGATCCTCGTCGTCGGGCTCGCCCTCATAGGCGTGCCCTTCCTGATCTACTGCGGCCTCGCCCTCGCCGGATTCGATGTCACGCCCTACGTCTACATCCTCGTCGTGGTCGCGCTGCTCCTCACGGCGGCCCTGATTCTCGTGGAAGGCTTCTTGGCCTTCGACCCCATCCAGCCGCCTCAGCAGCCTGGCGCGCCTGCCCCACCCGCGAGCGCCATCATCGCCGCGTACCTTCCGAACGAGGCGGCGACCGTCCAAGAGACGATCGAAGCGTTCCTTCGCGTCGACTACCCGGCGGGTTTGCAAGTTATCTTGGCGTACAACACGCCGCGCGACCTGCCCATCGAAGCGACGCTTCGTGACCTCGCTCGGCGTGACCGCCGCTTCGTGCCGTTGCGCGTCGAAGGCAGTACGTCCAAAGCGCAAAACGTGAACGCCGCCCTCGCGCACGTCACGGGCGAGTTCACCGCCGTGTACGACGCCGACCACCACCCCGACCCGGACTGCTTCGAACGCGCGTGGCGTTGGCTGTCGAACGGTTGGGATGTCGTGCAAGGCCACTGCTTCATTCGTAACGGCGACGAAAGCTGGGTGTCGCGAATGGTCGCCGTGGAATTCGAAAGCATCTACGCCGTGTCGCATCCCGGTCGGGCGCGCATGCACGACTTCGGCATTTTCGGCGGTTCCAACGGCTTTTGGAAAACCTCGCTGCTGCGCCTCATTCGCATGCGCGGCTCGATGCTCACCGAGGACATCGACTCGGCGCTGCGCACCGTCGAGGCGGGGTACAAGATCGGGTCCGATCCGTTCCTCGTGTCGCGCGAACTCGCGCCCACGACCCTGAAGGCGCTCACGAACCAGCGGCTGCGCTGGGCGCAAGGATGGTTCCAAGTGTCGCTGATGCACACCTTGCGCGCCTTGCTGTCCAAGAATCTTTCTTGGCGACAAAAACTCGGCTTCGTGCACCTGCTCGCGTGGCGCGAGTTCTACCCGATCTTGTCGCTGCAGATCTTTCCAATCGTGCTGTTTTGGCTGTACGGCCCGACCGCGCGCTCCGTGGACTGGTTCGTGCCGATCTTCGTGCTCACGAGCTTGTTCACCCTCAGCGTCGGCCCGTGGCAAGCGTTGTTCGCCTACCTACGCGCCGAACCGCAAATTCGCCGCCGCGCCTCGTGGTTCTGGTTCTACCTCTTCGTGTCGAGCGTGTTCTACACGCCGTACAAGAACTTGCTCGCCGTCGTCGCGCAACTCAAAGAGCTGCGTCACGAGCGCGCCTGGAAAGTCACGCCGCGCACGACCAAGAGCCCGAGCGACTCAGGCGGGGGAGACGCCAAATGA
- a CDS encoding acyltransferase family protein produces the protein MTQAPRASARYEELEAYRGVAALLVVLFHAYQFTREGTAAQTYLYEGTPLHTLFVNLDTPVAWFFTLSGFLIFLPIATSLLSSGSALHPGAFLLRRAIRIVPLYYVVILVVWTLRYTGSPENWTDLFEHLTFTHVFDSHFIFYTVGPAWSLGVEVMFYLLLALLGPWLHARATNRAAPARVRLLLAWCSGLIALSLLAKFAVHAFMPTVPRAFTFGPIAHLDSFALGMLLAVIVVTRREQAPLGATARLAVRLVALALVAFTFGLRFQVDLVRTFAYSLSGLAFALWLASTVLAPSASRMARRLAHPVWAHVGLISYGVYLWHEPIMLELAKRGLLVDPAPSAFWRNALVLAILAILVANVTYWLIEYPATFLRRAFDSRGRFIDPYEQARRK, from the coding sequence ATGACGCAAGCTCCGCGCGCCTCCGCTCGATACGAGGAACTCGAAGCGTACCGCGGTGTGGCCGCCCTGCTCGTCGTGCTGTTCCACGCGTATCAATTCACGCGCGAAGGCACGGCCGCGCAGACGTATCTGTACGAAGGCACGCCGCTGCACACCCTCTTCGTCAACCTCGACACGCCCGTCGCGTGGTTTTTCACGCTCTCGGGCTTTTTGATCTTCCTGCCGATCGCGACCTCCCTCCTCTCGAGCGGATCGGCCCTGCATCCGGGCGCGTTCCTGCTGAGGCGCGCCATTCGCATCGTTCCGCTGTACTACGTCGTCATCTTGGTGGTGTGGACGCTGCGCTACACCGGTTCCCCCGAAAACTGGACGGACCTTTTCGAGCACCTCACCTTCACGCACGTCTTCGATTCGCACTTCATCTTCTACACGGTGGGGCCCGCGTGGTCGCTCGGCGTGGAGGTGATGTTCTACTTGCTGCTGGCACTTCTCGGACCGTGGCTGCACGCACGCGCCACGAATCGAGCGGCGCCCGCCCGCGTTCGCTTGCTGCTGGCATGGTGCAGCGGTCTCATCGCCTTGAGCCTCCTCGCGAAGTTCGCCGTTCACGCGTTCATGCCGACCGTTCCGCGCGCCTTCACGTTCGGCCCGATCGCACACCTCGACTCGTTCGCGCTCGGGATGCTGCTCGCCGTGATCGTCGTCACTCGCCGCGAACAGGCGCCGCTCGGCGCGACCGCGCGTCTCGCCGTGCGTCTCGTCGCGCTCGCCCTCGTCGCGTTCACGTTCGGCCTGCGCTTTCAAGTGGACCTCGTTCGCACCTTCGCCTACAGCCTCTCGGGCCTCGCGTTCGCCCTTTGGCTCGCCTCCACGGTCCTCGCGCCGAGCGCGTCGCGCATGGCACGCCGCCTCGCGCATCCCGTGTGGGCCCACGTCGGCCTCATCTCGTACGGCGTGTACTTGTGGCACGAGCCGATCATGCTCGAACTCGCCAAGCGAGGCTTGCTCGTCGATCCCGCCCCGAGCGCGTTTTGGCGCAACGCGCTCGTCCTCGCGATCCTCGCGATCCTCGTCGCGAACGTCACGTACTGGCTCATCGAGTACCCCGCGACGTTCTTGCGGCGCGCCTTCGATTCGCGCGGCCGCTTCATCGATCCGTACGAGCAGGCGCGGCGCAAGTGA
- the lepB gene encoding signal peptidase I, with translation MTTRPLARLWKNWLEPIVFAVAFTTFGASAVRVDGASMMPSLRHGERIVVPKYETWLHRLGVGQFSRGDILIFKPPAGAVTKNFYGLWNYRPYLVKRLIGLPGDRVRIAGGDVYVNGAKLDQTFVTNYWKAQGCWDTTSELANRAQSNLGGMVATTREVTVPDGHYFVMGDNRTASGSEDSRMFGAVPLGNVAGRAVFSAWPLTRKADATYPCSYEGARPQDFVKFGGPSVLNSRVLGRPAAFSRLK, from the coding sequence GTGACGACGCGCCCGCTCGCCCGCCTTTGGAAGAACTGGCTGGAGCCGATCGTCTTCGCCGTCGCCTTCACGACCTTCGGCGCGAGCGCCGTGAGGGTCGACGGCGCGAGCATGATGCCGAGTTTGCGACACGGCGAGCGCATCGTCGTGCCGAAGTACGAAACGTGGCTGCACCGCCTCGGCGTCGGGCAGTTCTCGCGCGGCGACATCCTGATCTTCAAGCCGCCCGCCGGAGCCGTCACGAAAAACTTCTACGGCCTTTGGAACTATCGTCCGTACCTCGTCAAGCGCCTGATCGGCTTGCCGGGCGACCGCGTGCGCATCGCGGGCGGCGACGTCTACGTCAACGGCGCGAAGCTCGACCAGACGTTCGTCACGAACTACTGGAAGGCGCAAGGCTGCTGGGACACCACGAGCGAACTCGCCAACCGCGCCCAGAGCAACCTCGGAGGCATGGTCGCGACGACACGCGAAGTGACGGTGCCCGACGGGCACTACTTCGTGATGGGAGACAACCGCACCGCGAGCGGCAGCGAAGACTCGCGAATGTTCGGCGCCGTGCCGCTAGGAAACGTCGCGGGCCGCGCCGTGTTCTCCGCGTGGCCCTTGACGCGCAAGGCCGACGCCACGTACCCCTGCTCGTACGAAGGCGCCCGCCCGCAGGACTTCGTGAAGTTCGGCGGGCCGAGCGTCCTCAATTCGCGCGTCCTCGGTCGCCCCGCCGCGTTCTCCCGCTTGAAGTGA
- a CDS encoding permease prefix domain 1-containing protein, with amino-acid sequence MNAEVERYLDDACRGLVGTRRADVRAELYANIVQCALDFRVGGMSESEAVREALREFGCARQANSGLLRVHLLPRVLHWLLLVFALSSIGFGTVSLARAASHAAPPAHEERP; translated from the coding sequence GTGAACGCCGAGGTGGAGCGCTACCTCGACGACGCCTGCCGAGGTCTCGTGGGCACGCGGCGGGCGGACGTGCGGGCCGAACTTTACGCTAACATCGTGCAATGCGCGCTCGACTTCCGCGTCGGCGGGATGAGCGAGTCGGAGGCGGTGCGCGAGGCGCTACGAGAGTTCGGGTGCGCGCGGCAAGCGAACAGCGGCTTGTTGCGCGTCCACCTCTTGCCGCGCGTCCTCCACTGGCTGCTGCTCGTCTTCGCCCTCTCCAGCATCGGGTTCGGCACCGTCTCGCTTGCCCGCGCCGCTTCGCACGCCGCGCCTCCCGCGCACGAGGAGCGCCCGTGA
- a CDS encoding PadR family transcriptional regulator: MDLNLLKGNLDLILLSILEEGERYGLEITKEANVRTNGYFKLNAGSLYPALHRLESAGWITSDSRQPPRGGPSVKYYHLTPSGREALQAKRDTYASFDSALRALWSAK, encoded by the coding sequence ATGGACCTCAACCTGCTCAAAGGAAATCTCGACCTCATCCTCCTCTCGATTCTGGAGGAAGGCGAACGCTACGGTTTGGAGATCACGAAAGAAGCCAACGTTCGCACGAACGGCTACTTCAAACTCAACGCGGGCAGCCTGTACCCCGCCCTGCACCGACTGGAAAGCGCGGGCTGGATCACGAGCGACAGCCGACAACCACCGCGCGGCGGGCCGAGCGTGAAGTACTACCACCTCACGCCCTCGGGGCGCGAAGCCTTGCAGGCCAAACGCGACACCTACGCCAGCTTCGACTCGGCGTTGCGGGCGCTGTGGAGCGCGAAGTGA
- the ppgK gene encoding polyphosphate--glucose phosphotransferase — translation MTRVLGIDIGGSGIKGAPVDTVTGELLAERHRIPTPQPSTPQAVAEVVKQLCEHFEYHGKVGCTFPAVVRHGTTLTAANVDKTWINAPAQHLLTEVTGRDVVLLNDADAAGLAEARFGAGKGVSGTILLLTLGTGIGSALIMDGKLVPNTEFGHIELGGKEFEHIASDKVREDRDLGWKEWATVLSDGVAYLERLLWPDLIIIGGGVSKKSDKFLPHLKLQTPVVPAQLRNNAGFVGAALYASGE, via the coding sequence ATGACACGCGTTTTGGGCATCGACATTGGCGGGAGCGGCATCAAGGGGGCGCCCGTGGACACGGTCACCGGAGAACTCCTCGCCGAGCGGCACCGCATTCCGACGCCGCAACCGTCGACGCCTCAAGCCGTCGCCGAAGTCGTCAAGCAACTGTGTGAACACTTCGAGTACCATGGCAAGGTCGGCTGTACCTTCCCGGCGGTCGTTCGCCACGGCACGACCCTCACGGCCGCGAACGTCGACAAGACATGGATCAACGCGCCCGCCCAACACCTCCTGACGGAAGTGACGGGGCGTGACGTCGTGCTGCTCAACGACGCGGACGCCGCCGGGCTGGCCGAGGCGCGTTTCGGGGCAGGCAAGGGCGTCTCGGGCACGATTTTGCTGCTGACGCTCGGAACGGGCATCGGAAGCGCCCTTATCATGGACGGGAAGCTCGTGCCGAACACCGAGTTCGGGCACATCGAACTCGGCGGCAAGGAATTCGAGCACATCGCGTCTGACAAAGTCCGCGAAGACCGAGATCTGGGTTGGAAGGAGTGGGCGACCGTTTTGTCCGACGGCGTCGCGTACCTGGAGCGCTTGTTGTGGCCCGACCTCATCATCATCGGAGGCGGCGTCAGTAAGAAAAGCGATAAGTTCTTGCCGCACCTCAAGCTTCAAACGCCCGTCGTGCCCGCGCAGCTTCGCAACAACGCGGGCTTCGTCGGCGCGGCGTTGTACGCCAGCGGCGAGTAA